The genomic interval TTATAACAGCTTTGCCTAAAGATGCCGATAATGTATATATAGCCTTAACCGCCCGTGAGTTTAACCCGGATATTACCATTATTGCCAGAGCGACCGACGAAAGTGCGGTAAAAAAGCTTTACCGGGCAGGAGCTAATCATGTAGTAATGCCAGATTATATTGGAGGCATGCATATGGCACACCACATTACACAACCAGAAGTAGTAGAGTTTCTGGAGATGCTTTCAGGTACTGGCGAAGTAAAACTAAAAATGCAGGAGATCTCTTATAGAGAATTAAAAAGTGAATTCAGAGATAAATCGATCCGGGAACTTAACATCCGAAAGCATACCCATGTAACAGTACTTGGATTTAAACATGCCGGTAAAGGCTTTATTATAAATCCCGGTGCTGATCTGCTTGTGCATGAAGGAGATGTGCTTATTATTCTGGGAACTGAAGACGATCTGGATACTTTCCGGAAAATGTATGCTAATGCCGCAAAATAACCTTGCTAGCTGATATATACTCCGAAATTGCTGGAATCTTCCAGGTTTACCTCGATGTGTTCCTGAATGGTAGTAGAGAGTGAATAGCCCACATAATCTGCCGAAATCGGGAATTGCTTGTGGTTTCTGTCTACAATCACCGCTGTCTGGAGTTTTTTAATTTCCACATTTAGAAACGGTTTCAGGCTATAGGCCAGTGTACGTCCGGTGTTCAATACATCATCCAGCAAAATAATTACTTTGTTGCGGACTACTTCGATATTACAATCCAGGTCGATCTCACTTTGCAAGGGCGTAAACTTATCCAGGCTCACTTTTACCAGCGTGGTTTTTAATGGGGCAATAGCCGAAAGTTCTTGTTGCAGGATACCTGCAAACAGATAGCCTTTGTCGTAAATACCTGCCAGTATGATCGCATCCTCCTGAAAATTATTTTCATAAATTTCAAAAGCGATTCTTCTGATTTTTTGCAGGGTTTGTGTTTTGTCCAGTATTAGTGTTGTGGTGCCAGCCATATTCCTATACATTCAAGGTACAGGTTGCAAAGTAAAGCGATAATTTGGTAAGCAGAATATAATTTTTCAGCTATTTTAAGGTAATTTTATAGACTTTATATTCTGGTAGCACTATTGGGCAGTCAGGTTAAATATTGATTCCAGCCCATGGCAAACCTATATGTTTTTTATTCACGGAATATGCTTTTACAAGGTATGGGTTAAAAATGATTTGACTTATGAGATCAGAATGGAATTTTGAAAGCAGGCTTATCTGTCAGCTAATGGAAAATAAGGATGTTTTCGCAGTGATAAGATTTAAACTTTCAGATGCCAAAGTATATAGAAGAATGATACGCAAAAAGAATTTTTAGTACTTTGCCTGATACAAAATAAACCTGTATTGATCTCTTTTCACTATGTTAAAAACCTTTAGAATTCTTTGCTTTTTCTTAAGCCTCTCCTGGATAGCACAAGCAGCTAAAGTGGATACGCTGGTAGTATACAGCAAAGCCATGCAAAAAAATCTCAAAAATGCAGTAGTATTGCCTTCAGGTTACCAGGCTGGCAAACCAATGCGGGTTTTATATCTCTTACATGGATTTAGTGATTCATTCGATGCCTGGCTTACCAAACCCTTGCCTGATAAGCAGCTTTTGTCTCAAATGGCTGATAAATACAATACCATTATTGTTTGTCCGGATGGTGGTTATGGCAGCTGGTATCTGGATAGTCCGGTTAGTAAAGAATTTCAGTACGAAACGTATATCATTAAAGAACTTATCCCTAATGTAGACAGCAAGTATAAAACCATGGCTTCCAGAGAAGGAAGATTAATTTCTGGCTTAAGTATGGGTGGCCATGGGGCTTTGTACCTGGCTGGCCGGAATCCTTCTATATTTATTGCAGCCGGAAGTATTGCCGGCGCCCTGGATATTTCAAGCATTAATGCTGAAAGAGGGGGAGATATTGATAAATGGTTTACTAAACTGCTGGGGCCGGTTACCCAATATGCCGACCGCTATAAAGCACATTCAGTGATACATATGACCGAAAAATTCAAATCTTCAGGCTTGAAACTGATTGTGGATTGCGGCACTTCTGATTTTTTATATGAAGCGAACAAAGCTTTTCATAAGAAAATGCTGGAAGAGGGTATTCCACATGAATATACAGAAAGGCCCGGAGAACACAACTGGACGTATTTTGTCAATTCTCTGGAGTATCATATGATCTTTTTTCAAAAAGTGTTAGCCCAGTTGCCACAATAAATATTAACTATCTAGCTCATATTCTATGAAAATCATTTATCTGTGCTTCATACTGGTCAGTATCTTTTGCAGTAGTACATGCTGCCAGGCACAAACCAAAAGCTTATTCAATGGCAAAGATTTAAGCGGGTGGCATGCAGATGTGCCGGATATGGATAATAATCCTTCTGTAAAATCACCCTTTATTGTCCGCAATGGCATGCTGGTGAGTATGGGAAATCCAGGTGGACATTTAATTACAGATGCAATTTACCAGAATTACCGCCTGGAAGTAGAATACCGCTTTGCCGGAGAACCTGGAAATTGTGGCGCTCTGGTGCATGCTTCTACTCCGAGGGCACTATACAAAATGTTTCCCAAATCCATTGAGGTACAAATGATGCATGAAAATGCCGGTGATTTCTGGTGTATTGTGGAAGATATTAGTGTACCGGATATGGAAAAGCGCCGGGGTGACAAAAATAAATGGGGCACCACCGAAGATAAATTGCGCCGCATTCTTAACCTGACAGATGGTACAGAAAAACCTCTGGGTCAATGGAACCGGATGGTGATCGAATGCCTGAATGATTCTGTTAAAGTCTGGCTTAACAACGACCTGGTGAATTACGGCTTCAACTGCACTGCACAAAAAGGACAAATTGCCTTGCAAGCGGAAGGGGCTGAAGTGGAGTTCAGAAAGGTGGCACTCACGCCTATTACCAAACTAAGTGAAAAACAATAGAAGCTACTTTATTTTTTCTGCAGGTAAAAAGTAAGTTCAAGCAAACTCATAAAATTCAGAGAGTTTTCGGCTTCAGAGTTAAAATAGCCCAAGCCGGTTTCGGCAGTCAGGCTGAATCTTTTGCTTTCAAAAGGGAAATACTCAATCCCAACCGGCACTTTTATATACACAGTATTGAACCGGTCAAATGACTGGTCAGCTAGGATATAGCTACCTACGCCAACACCAAGATATAGCTTTGCTTTATCTTCATTTACCAACCGTTTGATTCCATTGATCTCTGGAATGACAAGTATATCATTCCCAATTCGAAAGTTAGTTCTGAAAATAAGTCCAAGGTTTTTGTCCGGAGAAGTTTTCAGGTTAAATCCAGAGGAACCTACGCCGAGACCGATTTGAGAAAAAGTGAAGGTGCAACTCGCAAACAATAATAAGGCGAGGAAAACTAGTTTTTTCATGGCTGGTTAAATTGATTTCGCAAATAACAAAAAAACCTGTTATGTATATAAATAACAGGTTTATGTAATCAAATTTTAAGTGTCTTTACTCCGATTTTTTGATGCTGGTCACACTGGTATGATTCAATGTCTGGTAATTGATAATGGATTTGTAGATCACATCCTGTACATTCCGGCGCACATTGTATTTCATTAGTTTCTCGTTGTGTGCAGTGGGATATACCCGGTTAGAAAGGAAAATATATACAAGCTCCTCCTCAGGATCAACCCATGCAAATGTGCCGGTAAATCCGGAATGCCCAAATGAATTTCTGGAAGCAAGGTCAGAAACTTGTCCACCACCTTCTGGCCGGGGTCTGTCCCAGCCTAAGCCTCGCCGGTTGCCTTTGTTATAGCTTTTGGTGAAAACCGGAATAGTAGGTTCGAGAAAATAGCGTCTGCCTCCGTAATCTCCTTTTTGTAAGTTCATCTGCATCAGAATAGCCAGATCGTTGGCATTACTAAATAAACCAGCATGGCCGGCTACACCACCCATCATGGCTGCACCCTGGTCATGAACACTTCCTCTAATGAGCTGTCCTCTGAAAATTTTATCTTTTTCTGTGGGCGCAATACACGATTCAGTAAACTTGCAAAGCGGATTAAAAGTAAGTGTATGTAAACCTAAGGGTTGATAAAAATTCTGGCTTAAAAAATCTTCAATAGGCTGGTTTAGTAATCTTTCGGCCACTTTTTGCATCATGTAAAAACCTAAATCACTATATTCAAATCGGTGTTGAGCCTGTTTTTTAGGTTTATACAATAACCTGGATTGAATGGTCCACTTCCAGAGAGAATCTTCCAGAGCAGCCATGCCATACATGCCAGGCGCAATTTCCAAAGGATATAAGTTATTTTGAATCTGACTATAAAAGGTAGAACTCAACCCAGTGCGGGTTTTTGTTTTTTCCCAGTGGGCAAGATAGGCGATAAGTCCTGCCTGATGCATCAAAATATCCCGGATGAGCATATTTTCTTTATTGCTGCCTTTCAGTTCCGGAAGGTAAAAAGAAGCCTTCTGATTTACGTCCAGCAGTTGTCTTTCGTGTAAAAACATCACCGCCTGCAAGGTTGCTGCTACTTTAGTTACAGAAGCAATATCGTACATAGTGGTAGGCAATACTGGCTCCAGAGAATCATAGGATAAATGCCCATAGGATTTATTGAACACCACTTTCCCGTTCTTGGCCACCAATACCTGACAGCCGGGCATTACAAAATCTTTGATGGATGCATTTACAATACTATCTATTCCGGATTCCAGGAAAGTAGAACTCATTCCTGCATCTTCAGGAGCAGTATAACCTAGTCTTCTCAGGGATTCTGTAACGACACCTGTACCTGAAACATAGGGCTCGCCAGCCGTTACCGGCAGTTTTCCTTTTGCTTCAATAGCGCCAAACAACACCTGAGCTGCCAGACTCTGGGTAAGTTCATTGTCTTCATAGGCACAAACCAGGTGATTAATCCGATCAAAATATTTCAGGCTATATGGATTTCCAAATACAACCAATGACATCTGTGTTTTAGTGCGCAGCCTTTCAATGAATGTACGGGTTTGCTGGCTTATTCCATATGACTTTGAAGCAGCGTTATTCATCTTATGGATACTTACCATCACCACCTTAAAATTGCTCAATTTTTCCAGCAGAATTTCATATTCAGCATCCGTAGCTTTGTCGGCAGGCAAAGTATACTGTTGGACAAAAGTGTATTTGCTTAAGGTTTGCTGAAACTCATTATCCGCTGATAATCCAATAGAAACTGAAGCAAAGCTAGTAGTATCCAGCATACGGTAAGGAATCAGATTACGTTCATTTCGTACCACTGTTAGCGCCTGCTGATATAAATTGCGATTTACCAATCTGGCTTGCGGATTATTGAGGTCAGCATGCAAATGTGCTGTTTCTATAGGATCTATGGTATGTAAGCCTGCCCAGTATTTGCCGGATAATATTTTTTTCACTTTCGCATCTACTTCAGCCTGAGTTATTTTCTTACCCCGGATCGCTTTCTTAATCTGCTTAATTGCTTCCGGAACATCTTCTGAAAACAATAATACATCGTTTCCTGCCAGTAGCGCGAGCATATCTACTTCGCCGGCTTTGTGCGACTGGCTTACACCCTTCATATTTAAGGCATCAGTAAAAACTAAACCTTTAAAGCCTAATTCTTTTTTCAGCAGGTCTGTTACCACTGGTTTAGAAAGGGTTGTAGCCCGGTTTTTAGTTTCGTCATAGGCCGGCACATACATATGTGCTACCATTACACTCATCAGGCTATCAGCAAAAAGCTTTTTAAACGGATACAATTCTGTTTCGCTCATCCGTTTGCGGGAATGATTAATTACAGGAAGGGCCACATGAGAATCGGTATCAGTATCACCATGTCCGGGAAAATGTTTGGCATTGGCCATAATCCCATTGTGCTGTAAGCCTTGCATATAGGCAATTCCTTTGGCCGCTACATTTTCTTTATCTTCCCCAAAAGACCTTACACCGATGACAGGATTATTCTGGTTACTATTTATATCTACGACCGGAGCAAAATTAATATGTACCCCCAGCCGTTTACACTGACGGGCAATTTCTTCGCCCATGCGGTAGATATTGTCGTTATCAGCAATGGCTCCCAAGGTCATTTGCCGGGGATAACTGATGGTACTGTCTAAACGCATGCCCAAGCCCCATTCTGCATCCATACCAATCAGTAAAGGAACTTTAGAAATAGACTGGTATTTGTTAGTTAAATTGGCTTGCCTTACTGGTCCGCCCTGAAAAAATATAAGTCCGCCAATACTCTGGTTGCGAATTAATGATTCAATTTCCTTCTGATGTTTCTCATTCTGGTTAGAATAAGCAGCTACCATAAACAATTGCCCGATGCGTTCGTCTGCATCCAGAGCGTTAAAAACGCTATCTACCCACCTGCTTTGGTTGGCTTTATAAGCATATTTTGCTGGCTCTTTTTCAGAGGCAATCGATAAGAAAATAATAGACGGTAAAAGAAACAGCACCAAAACTTTTTTCAACATAGCAGGGTTTCTTAGATAGGTAAAGGTTTTAGAATTAAGCCATGAAAATACTTATTTTTACAGAAATAACCGACAATAATTAACCCGAATATGAAAATTCCATCACTTGTTCGTGTACCAAAATACAGACGATTTAATTTTGAGCCCAGGCATTACGACCCTATCAAAGAGGACCTCAAAAACCGTACAGAACTCATAGAACAGCAATTAAAAAACCAATCGAGCGATTCCGCAACCAAACACCGTATTTCTGAAGCTTTCATTAGAGATAAGTACCGGACAGGCGGAAAAGTGAATATTTTGCAGCTGGCGCTTGTGTTTATACTCAGCGCTACCTTTGTCGGATTCCTTTACATTGGCTTTTATGCTTTCTTTATTACAGGTGTAATTATTCTATTATATGTGCTCTTTCAGCTGGGCACCTTTAAAGGAATAACAGAAATGCTAAACCGCAAAGAAGAACCTGAAGAAGAAACAACAGCTGCTAAAAAAATTGCCGCCGGACAAATGCGGGAAGGCCAGTATTTTTACCGGGAACGTACAATTAGCAAAAAAGGTAATTACAAATTATTATTGCTTGTAGCGGCAACGGCAGTAGCGGCTGGGTATTACTTGTTTGCCTTAAATGGAATTATGTGCCTGCTGCTCATTTTTGTACTACTCATTATGTTTGTAAAAGAATCCAGTAAAGGCTAATGACAGATATTATCCGTTTGTTGCCGGATGCAATTGCCAATCAGATTGCAGCAGGTGAAGTAGTGCAGCGCCCGGCATCTGTCGTGAAGGAATTACTTGAAAACTCAGTAGATGCTAAGAGTACTTCCATTCAGCTCATCATCAGGGAAGCCGGAAAATCGCTGGTGCAGGTAATTGATGATGGTATGGGCATGTCGGAAACAGATGCCAGAATGAGCTTTGAGCGCCACGCTACTTCTAAAATCCGCACGTCTGATGATCTGTTTTCCATCCGCACATTAGGCTTCCGGGGAGAAGCACTGGCTTCCATCGCAGCGGTAGCCCAGGTAGAATTACGTACCCGACGGTCCTCCGATGAACTGGGAAGTCTGATCCGGGTGGAAGCATCGCAGATAAAAGTACAGGAAGCCACAGCCAGCCTGCCAGGTACAAATCTATCCGTAAAAAACCTGTTTTTTAACGTACCAGCCCGGCGTAATTTTCTGCGTTCCAATGCAGTGGAAATGCGGCATGTGCTGGATGAATTTCAAAGAGTAGCCCTGGCGAATCCGGAGATTAGTTTTGCGCTATATCATAACGATGCAGAAGTATACAACCTGCCCGCAGGTAAGCTAAGTCACCGGATTGTAAGTATTTTTGGAAAGAATTACCGGGAACAATTAGCGCCCTGCCAGGAAGAAACACCTTTTGTAAAAGTGACCGGGTACATTGGTAAACCTGAGTTTGCCCGGAAAACGAGAGGTGAGCAATTTTTCTTTGTAAACAACCGGTATGTGCGTCATAATTATTTGCATCATGCGGTAATGAGCGCCTTTGAAGGATTATTGCCTGACGATAGTTATCCGTTTTATGTGTTGTTCATTGAAATAGATCCGGTTCATATAGATATTAATGTGCATCCGACGAAGACAGAGATAAAGTTTGATGACGAGCGTTCGGTATATGCCATTGTGCTGGCTTCGGTGAGAAAGGCTTTAGGTTCGCATAATATTGCGCCTTCTCTGGATTTTGGGTTCAATGTTAATTTTCCAACGCTAGATACAAAGCCCATCTTCGATAATGGGTTTAGTAGTGAAGGTAGTTCGGACAGTAATTCCTATGAAAAAACGCCTAGGGAAAAATCTAACCTTCAAAACTGGACGGCTTTGTACCAGGAGTTTCAGCGAAGCTTTCCAAAAGAACAAATTCCGGAAGAAACCCCTGAAACTGTAGTGCGGCAATCACTCACCTTTGAGAGTAAAGTAAATGTGACTCCGGCTGATTCGCCGGTACCAGAACCTGTGGAAACAGAAAGGGTAATGCCTGTTTTTCAGTTACACAACCGGTTTATTATTACGCAGGTAAAAAGTGGTATGATGCTCATCGATCAGCAGGCGGCTCATGAACGCATTTTGTATGATAAGTTTAAAGCCAATTTGCACGAAGCCAAAGGTATTTCCCAGCAATCTTTGTTTCCGGTAACTATCGACCTGAATCCTTCAGATTTTCAGTTGCTAATGGAAATTCAGGAAGAAGTGAGCCAGCTAGGGTTTGTATTGCGTGTCCTGGGAAAAAATACTGTCGTGGTAGAAGGGATTCCGGCAGAAGCAGCTCTGGGCAGGGAGAAAGAGTTGATTGAAGGCTTAATTGAACAATTTAAGTGGAACCAGGCGCAGATTAATCTTAATCCCAAAGAGAACATTGCCCGTTCAATGGCTAGGCGGTCGGCTATGAAACGGGGCATCCGATTATCTCATGAGGAAATGAGTAAGCTGGTAGAAAAATTATTTGCCTCCTCGAATCCGAATTATGCGCCAGATGGTAGCCCTACGCTCACCGTGTTGAATTTAGAGAAAATCAATAGTTTTTTTATTAAATAATTGGGTACAGCCAAATGCTTATGTATTTTAGCAAGCAGGTACCTCCGGCCACAGTATCTTACTTTCCGGATTAGT from Rhodocytophaga rosea carries:
- a CDS encoding 3-keto-disaccharide hydrolase; this encodes MKIIYLCFILVSIFCSSTCCQAQTKSLFNGKDLSGWHADVPDMDNNPSVKSPFIVRNGMLVSMGNPGGHLITDAIYQNYRLEVEYRFAGEPGNCGALVHASTPRALYKMFPKSIEVQMMHENAGDFWCIVEDISVPDMEKRRGDKNKWGTTEDKLRRILNLTDGTEKPLGQWNRMVIECLNDSVKVWLNNDLVNYGFNCTAQKGQIALQAEGAEVEFRKVALTPITKLSEKQ
- a CDS encoding glycoside hydrolase family 3 N-terminal domain-containing protein; this encodes MLKKVLVLFLLPSIIFLSIASEKEPAKYAYKANQSRWVDSVFNALDADERIGQLFMVAAYSNQNEKHQKEIESLIRNQSIGGLIFFQGGPVRQANLTNKYQSISKVPLLIGMDAEWGLGMRLDSTISYPRQMTLGAIADNDNIYRMGEEIARQCKRLGVHINFAPVVDINSNQNNPVIGVRSFGEDKENVAAKGIAYMQGLQHNGIMANAKHFPGHGDTDTDSHVALPVINHSRKRMSETELYPFKKLFADSLMSVMVAHMYVPAYDETKNRATTLSKPVVTDLLKKELGFKGLVFTDALNMKGVSQSHKAGEVDMLALLAGNDVLLFSEDVPEAIKQIKKAIRGKKITQAEVDAKVKKILSGKYWAGLHTIDPIETAHLHADLNNPQARLVNRNLYQQALTVVRNERNLIPYRMLDTTSFASVSIGLSADNEFQQTLSKYTFVQQYTLPADKATDAEYEILLEKLSNFKVVMVSIHKMNNAASKSYGISQQTRTFIERLRTKTQMSLVVFGNPYSLKYFDRINHLVCAYEDNELTQSLAAQVLFGAIEAKGKLPVTAGEPYVSGTGVVTESLRRLGYTAPEDAGMSSTFLESGIDSIVNASIKDFVMPGCQVLVAKNGKVVFNKSYGHLSYDSLEPVLPTTMYDIASVTKVAATLQAVMFLHERQLLDVNQKASFYLPELKGSNKENMLIRDILMHQAGLIAYLAHWEKTKTRTGLSSTFYSQIQNNLYPLEIAPGMYGMAALEDSLWKWTIQSRLLYKPKKQAQHRFEYSDLGFYMMQKVAERLLNQPIEDFLSQNFYQPLGLHTLTFNPLCKFTESCIAPTEKDKIFRGQLIRGSVHDQGAAMMGGVAGHAGLFSNANDLAILMQMNLQKGDYGGRRYFLEPTIPVFTKSYNKGNRRGLGWDRPRPEGGGQVSDLASRNSFGHSGFTGTFAWVDPEEELVYIFLSNRVYPTAHNEKLMKYNVRRNVQDVIYKSIINYQTLNHTSVTSIKKSE
- a CDS encoding phosphoribosyltransferase family protein; the encoded protein is MAGTTTLILDKTQTLQKIRRIAFEIYENNFQEDAIILAGIYDKGYLFAGILQQELSAIAPLKTTLVKVSLDKFTPLQSEIDLDCNIEVVRNKVIILLDDVLNTGRTLAYSLKPFLNVEIKKLQTAVIVDRNHKQFPISADYVGYSLSTTIQEHIEVNLEDSSNFGVYIS
- the mutL gene encoding DNA mismatch repair endonuclease MutL — encoded protein: MTDIIRLLPDAIANQIAAGEVVQRPASVVKELLENSVDAKSTSIQLIIREAGKSLVQVIDDGMGMSETDARMSFERHATSKIRTSDDLFSIRTLGFRGEALASIAAVAQVELRTRRSSDELGSLIRVEASQIKVQEATASLPGTNLSVKNLFFNVPARRNFLRSNAVEMRHVLDEFQRVALANPEISFALYHNDAEVYNLPAGKLSHRIVSIFGKNYREQLAPCQEETPFVKVTGYIGKPEFARKTRGEQFFFVNNRYVRHNYLHHAVMSAFEGLLPDDSYPFYVLFIEIDPVHIDINVHPTKTEIKFDDERSVYAIVLASVRKALGSHNIAPSLDFGFNVNFPTLDTKPIFDNGFSSEGSSDSNSYEKTPREKSNLQNWTALYQEFQRSFPKEQIPEETPETVVRQSLTFESKVNVTPADSPVPEPVETERVMPVFQLHNRFIITQVKSGMMLIDQQAAHERILYDKFKANLHEAKGISQQSLFPVTIDLNPSDFQLLMEIQEEVSQLGFVLRVLGKNTVVVEGIPAEAALGREKELIEGLIEQFKWNQAQINLNPKENIARSMARRSAMKRGIRLSHEEMSKLVEKLFASSNPNYAPDGSPTLTVLNLEKINSFFIK
- a CDS encoding alpha/beta hydrolase: MLKTFRILCFFLSLSWIAQAAKVDTLVVYSKAMQKNLKNAVVLPSGYQAGKPMRVLYLLHGFSDSFDAWLTKPLPDKQLLSQMADKYNTIIVCPDGGYGSWYLDSPVSKEFQYETYIIKELIPNVDSKYKTMASREGRLISGLSMGGHGALYLAGRNPSIFIAAGSIAGALDISSINAERGGDIDKWFTKLLGPVTQYADRYKAHSVIHMTEKFKSSGLKLIVDCGTSDFLYEANKAFHKKMLEEGIPHEYTERPGEHNWTYFVNSLEYHMIFFQKVLAQLPQ